Within the Candidatus Dependentiae bacterium genome, the region TCTAAAATCTCCTTACTGGAGAGATTTTTTTCTTTAGCAAACTCATATATACGCATAAACACTCTTTTCAAAAATAAAAACCCCAAAATCAAATTGCTTATTTCTTAGATGAATCCTCACCACCAACATCCTGCAGTTGAATCTCCAATCCAACTAAACGAGAAGCTAAATTTATATTTTGCCCCATTTTTCCAATAGCCAATGAACGTTGATCCTGAGCCAACCAGACCATTGCCTTACCATCGCCTTCAATAGCAACCTTATCAATTTCAGCAGGCTTCAAACTTAATTTAATTAACGACTCCAATGAATCCGTTGTCTGTATTAAATCAATTTTTTCTTGACCGAGCTCTCTTAAAATAGGCTTTATTCTAGAACCCCCAACGCCAACACAAGTTCCGACAGGATCTATATCTTTATTATTGGATAAAACAACAGCTTTTGTTTTATATCCTGGAATACGAACAATTTTTTTTACCTCAACAACACCCTCAAAAACTTCCGGAATTTCTATTTCCAAAAGCTTTTTGACAAATGCAGCAGAACCTCTGTCCAAGATTAATTGGTAATCGCCCATAGAAACAGGCAAAACTTCTTTTAACAATGCTCTTATTGGAAGCCCGGCTCTTAAATTTTCCATTGGAATAAGATTTTCATTTGGAAGAAGCGCTGTAATTTCGCCTATTTTGACAGCAAAACCGGCACGTTCTCTTTTATACACAGTACCACTTATAATAGAACCTTGTTTGTCTTTAAAATCATTGTAAACGGAAGATTGCTCCAATGCCTTTATTTTATTAGCAATAATTTGTTTTGCAGTCAAAATTTCAATTCGTCCGATTTTATGCTCAAATGGAACGGCAATAATATCGCCAACTTTAGCCTTGGCATCAATAACTTTTGCCCTTCTTAAAGAAATTTCTGTATCACTATCCTTAGCTGTAGCAACAACAGTTTTATCGACAAATGCTTCAAGTTCGCCTATTTTTTTATTGAAAACAACTTTTAAAGGAGTTTCTGGAAACTTTTTCTGAAAAGCCGCCAAGACGCCTTCGCAAACAGCCGAAATAACACTTTCTTTATCAAGGCCACGCTCATCAACTAGGCCTTCTATAACATCAATTAAATTCACAGTAGCCTTATCCCTAAATAGTATAAATTAAGAAAATTGAACAGAACTGAAATAAAACACATATTCATTCT harbors:
- the nusA gene encoding transcription termination factor NusA, which gives rise to MNLIDVIEGLVDERGLDKESVISAVCEGVLAAFQKKFPETPLKVVFNKKIGELEAFVDKTVVATAKDSDTEISLRRAKVIDAKAKVGDIIAVPFEHKIGRIEILTAKQIIANKIKALEQSSVYNDFKDKQGSIISGTVYKRERAGFAVKIGEITALLPNENLIPMENLRAGLPIRALLKEVLPVSMGDYQLILDRGSAAFVKKLLEIEIPEVFEGVVEVKKIVRIPGYKTKAVVLSNNKDIDPVGTCVGVGGSRIKPILRELGQEKIDLIQTTDSLESLIKLSLKPAEIDKVAIEGDGKAMVWLAQDQRSLAIGKMGQNINLASRLVGLEIQLQDVGGEDSSKK